CCTCTCCTCAACAGGCAGCCTGTTTGAATGGTACCGTCAGCTTACTGGGCAGGAAAAGTATAATTATAAAGAAACTATGGATGGAGTGAATGCCATTCCCGCCAGTCAGGATCATCCTTTCTTCTTCCCCAGTATGAAAGGGGAGAATCTTTGGGAGTTTTCAAATGGCATGTTTGCGGGTCTGGATCCGGGGCAGGGCAAATTTGAATTGGGACGTTCTGTGATGGAAGCCATCGGTTTTGCAGTCAGACGGAGTCTTGAAATCTTTGAAGAGCTTGATCTTCCGGTGAAAGAACTACGGGTGGCCGGGGGGCAGGCCAAGAGTCCTGTCTGGAATCAGATGAAGGCGGATATTACTGGAAAAACCGTGTTGATTCCTGAAGTTGAAGATGCCGAATTATTAGGTTCCGCCTGTCTTGCCTCATGCGCCCTGGGGCGGTATAAAAACATAAGGGAAGCGTCGGAAGACCTGGTTAAGATAAAACGTGAAATCTACCCTAGAAAGGATTTTTCAGAAATCTACGACAGAAAATATACCCGCTACAGAAGAGCCTGTGAAAGTGTTGTCTCTTTTTATCAGGAATATCCAGGAAAAGAATAAAATTATTCAGTGTAGAGATATATTTGGAACTTATATTTATCTGCTATTTTTTCTTTAAAAGAGTTGACAAAGGAAAAGCATTTTGGTAGTTTACATGAGCAATTCGCAGCATGCCTCTGTAGCTCAGTCGGTAGAGTACGACCATGGTAAGGTTGGGGTCACCGGTTCAAATCCGGTCGGAGGCTTTATTCATTTCTACAAGAGACAGTATGTGAGCCTGTTGATTCAGTAATGCACGGGAGATTTTAATAATGGCAAAAGCAAAGAAAGGGGCAGTAGAACTGATTGCCCTTCAGTGTACGACTTGCAAGAGAAGAAATTATACCACTACAAAAAACAGAAGAAATATCCAGGGAAAGTTGGAACTGAAAAAATATTGTAAATGGTGTAAGGTGTCTACTGATCACAAAGAGACCAAAATTAAATAAGTTTTTTATTCAGGCCAGTAGCTCCAATGGCTAGAGCGCCGGTCTCCAAAACCGGATGTTGTAGGTTCGAGTCCTACCTGGCCTGTTTTTTAATTTTTTTTCTGATTAGACTGACCTCCGACCTAGTGTCGGAGTTTGTTTGTCTAAAGAGGCAGAGTGAATTCATCTGTCTACAATCATCGGGAGCTTGTTATGAATAAAGTTAAGGCTTTTGTTTTAGTAAGTTATGGAGAGCTTAAAAAGGTAGTTTGGCCAGGTAGGGAATCAGTCACCGCTTCAACAAAAGTTGTGCTTGTTTCTACTGCGTTGTTCGCCATCTTTTTTGGTCTGGTTGATTTTGTCCTTATGAAAGGGCTTTTCTTTATTTTCTAATGCCCCCAGCGGCAAGGATGTATAATGGCAAAGGGATGGTACGTGCTTCATACCTACTCGGGGTATGAAAATAAAGTGGAAAAGTATATCCGCCTCTATATGGAAGACGGATCTCTTTCCGGTGCAGTGCTTGATGTAAAAGTACCTGCCGAAGATGTTGTGGAAGTACGCAACGGTAAGAAACGCACTGTGTCTAAAAAATTCCTGCCAGGTTACGTCCTCATTGAGATGGACCTTCCTGATCGCGGGTGGAAAAATGTTTGTACTCAAATAAAGAAGATTCAAAGCGTTGTCGGTTTTGTCGGTTACGCTTCCGGTTCCAAGCCGCAGCCTATCAGTCATGATGAGGCTAAATCTATATTGCAGAAAACAGGTGCTATTAAAGCAGAGCGCCGTTATCAGTCCAAGCAGGATTTTGCGATAGGTGAGGAAGTTCGGGTTGTAGAAGGACCCTTTGAATCTTTTTCCGGAAACATCGAAGAGGTGCATCAGGAAAAAGGTAAGCTGAGAGTTCTGGTCGGAATCTTCGGCAGGAGTACTCCTGTTGAGGTTGACTTCTCTCAGGTTGAAAAGATCTAAGAACGGCGGTTGGCGCTGTTTGTAAATAGATGGGAGTCCTTTCTTTTGGAAGGATGTTAATACCACAAGGAGATATAAATGGCCAAGAAAAAGGTAACAGCTTATATTAAGCTCCAGGTGCCTGCGGGTAAAGCAACCCCGGCGCCTCCTGTAGGTCCGGCCCTCGGTCCTCATGGTGTTCCTGCTCCTCAGTTTGTTCAGCAGTTTAATGAACGGACTCAGAATTACGAGCCGGGACTCACAATTCCTGTAGTTATTACAGTATTCGGTGACAGAACATTTACTTTTGTTATCAAGACCCCTCCAGCAGCGGTTCTTTTGAAAAAAGCTGCGAAATTGGATAAGGGATCTGCTGAACCTCACAAGGTTAAGGTTGCTACTGTGACCCGTGCTCAGGTTCAGGAGATAGCTAAAACCAAGATGGAAGACTTGAGTGCTAATGACATGGATGCTGCGATTAGCATCATTTCAGGAACCGCCCGTTCAATGGGCATAAAGGTGGAGGGCTAAGGCTGGTGAAAAAAGGTAAAAATTATATAGCCGCTGCAGCTAAAGTCGAAGAAGGCAGAATCTATGATTGCAACGAAGCGATTGAACTTGTAAGAGAAGTTGCTTATGCAAAATTTGATGAAACCGTCGAATGCTCTGTTAAGCTCAATATTAAAAAGAATCACTCTGTCCGTGATACCGTCAGTCTTCCTCATCAGTTTACAGCTGAAAAAAAGATTCTCGTGTTTGCCAAGGGTGATAAGGCGAAGGAAGCATTGGATGCCGGTGCTACCTATGTTGGTGATGATGACCTTGTTGCCAAGATTAAAGACGGATGGCTTGACTTTGATGTCTGTGTCGCGACTCCCGATATGATGAGGGAGGTCGGTAAGCTCGGTCCTGTTCTCGGTCGTCGAGGCTTGATGCCGAACCCCAAGACCCGGACTGTTACCATGGATATAAAAGGTGCTCTTGCCGAATTGAAGCAGGGACGTGTTGAATATCGTGCAGACAAAACTGGTGTTGTTCACCTTGCTGTTGGAAAAGTCTCTATGGGCGCTTCCAGTATCAGGGAAAATGTCGATGTTTTTCTGGGAGACCTTAGGAAGAAGAGACCTACTGATGTAAAAGGTGATTTTGTAAAATCCATTGCTCTGTCTTCTACCATGGGACCTGGTGTTAAAATAGCGGTCAAGGAGTAAGAGATGGCAGATAAAAAAATACAGCAGAGTAAAATCGACGCCGTTAAAGCTCTGAAAGAGCAATTTGACGGCGTAAATAGCTTCTTCTTTACTGATTACAGGGGTTTGACTGTAGAACAGGTTACAATCCTGAGAGCTAAGCTGCGGGAGCAGGATGCTGAGTATCATGTAATCAAGAACAATCTGGCCAAAATTGCCATGCAGGACCTTGGAAAAGATGGTCTTAATGATTTGCTGGTTGGACCTACTGCGGTAGCTCTGGCCCATGATGAGGCCGGGCCTGTTGCCAAGACAATACTTGATTTTGGTAAAAAAACGACAGTGACCATGAAAGGCGGTTTTCTGGATGGCGCTTTCTTCGATGAAGCTGCTGTTGTGGCTTTTTCAAAGCTGCCTACCCGTACAGAGCTTATTGCCAAGTTGATGGCAACAATGCAGGCTCCTGTTCAGAACGTGGCATTTGTCCTCAATGGTGTTACTACAAAGCTGGTTAGAACCCTGGCAGCCGTTGCAGAACAGAAAGGAACAGAATAAGTTATCCCCTTATAGGGATCTTATGATATTGCGGCGTTAGTCTTCTGGTAGTTGTTATTGCTATCGCTGCAGAAAAAAATTAAATTACAAGGAGAAGATAATATGACAACTGAAGAAATTCTGGACGCAATTGCAAGCATGTCTGTTATGGAAGTTTCCGAGCTGGTTAAGGCTATGGAAGAGAAATTTGGAGTTACAGCCGCTGCACCCGTTGCCGCTGCTGCTGGACCCGCCGCTGCTGCTGAAGTAGTAGAAGAGCAGTCCGAATTTGACGTAATCCTTAAGGGATTTGCTGACGGTAAGAAAATTGGCGTTATCAAAGAAGTTAGAGCGATTACAGGTCTTGGTTTGAAAGAAGCTAAAGAACTGGTTGAGGGCGCTGATAGTGTCGTTAAAGAAGCCATTTCTAAAGAAGATGCTGCCAAGATTAAAGAACAGCTGGAAGGTGCCGGCGCAACTATTGAAATTAAATAATTCCAATAGCTGTATATAGAGTTGATTCTTTCTCATTTGACCACAAGAG
Above is a genomic segment from Oceanispirochaeta sp. containing:
- the rpmG gene encoding 50S ribosomal protein L33; this encodes MAKAKKGAVELIALQCTTCKRRNYTTTKNRRNIQGKLELKKYCKWCKVSTDHKETKIK
- the secE gene encoding preprotein translocase subunit SecE, which translates into the protein MNKVKAFVLVSYGELKKVVWPGRESVTASTKVVLVSTALFAIFFGLVDFVLMKGLFFIF
- the nusG gene encoding transcription termination/antitermination protein NusG, producing MAKGWYVLHTYSGYENKVEKYIRLYMEDGSLSGAVLDVKVPAEDVVEVRNGKKRTVSKKFLPGYVLIEMDLPDRGWKNVCTQIKKIQSVVGFVGYASGSKPQPISHDEAKSILQKTGAIKAERRYQSKQDFAIGEEVRVVEGPFESFSGNIEEVHQEKGKLRVLVGIFGRSTPVEVDFSQVEKI
- the rplK gene encoding 50S ribosomal protein L11 produces the protein MAKKKVTAYIKLQVPAGKATPAPPVGPALGPHGVPAPQFVQQFNERTQNYEPGLTIPVVITVFGDRTFTFVIKTPPAAVLLKKAAKLDKGSAEPHKVKVATVTRAQVQEIAKTKMEDLSANDMDAAISIISGTARSMGIKVEG
- the rplA gene encoding 50S ribosomal protein L1, with amino-acid sequence MKKGKNYIAAAAKVEEGRIYDCNEAIELVREVAYAKFDETVECSVKLNIKKNHSVRDTVSLPHQFTAEKKILVFAKGDKAKEALDAGATYVGDDDLVAKIKDGWLDFDVCVATPDMMREVGKLGPVLGRRGLMPNPKTRTVTMDIKGALAELKQGRVEYRADKTGVVHLAVGKVSMGASSIRENVDVFLGDLRKKRPTDVKGDFVKSIALSSTMGPGVKIAVKE
- the rplJ gene encoding 50S ribosomal protein L10, which encodes MADKKIQQSKIDAVKALKEQFDGVNSFFFTDYRGLTVEQVTILRAKLREQDAEYHVIKNNLAKIAMQDLGKDGLNDLLVGPTAVALAHDEAGPVAKTILDFGKKTTVTMKGGFLDGAFFDEAAVVAFSKLPTRTELIAKLMATMQAPVQNVAFVLNGVTTKLVRTLAAVAEQKGTE
- the rplL gene encoding 50S ribosomal protein L7/L12, whose amino-acid sequence is MTTEEILDAIASMSVMEVSELVKAMEEKFGVTAAAPVAAAAGPAAAAEVVEEQSEFDVILKGFADGKKIGVIKEVRAITGLGLKEAKELVEGADSVVKEAISKEDAAKIKEQLEGAGATIEIK